One genomic segment of Acidobacteriota bacterium includes these proteins:
- a CDS encoding GAF domain-containing protein, with protein MDPALIAATAAAGLLVGFAAGALAFRHRRPRQTASPALPPDGALVDGHRPPDWGALSCQFLGLLRQATGSDGAVCLVPEREGWRVSATNPGLKASAGVARREGLAVLALDGEKEVTADSVHPQVVGYLPGRADPLSWALAPVIHRGKARALLALHRAAGQSYLPEEMAILVRAARIYDAWEGFAAHFHALSSRSDEGERLARGLEQIVRQKEPDAMAGCVLDHLFDLLPALYAFTVIRSPRFQYAYIETKKFQVPETFRYMDRQTWAYWVLMKGGEPLYLEGAASRDTAMPVL; from the coding sequence ATGGATCCGGCGCTGATCGCCGCGACGGCGGCGGCGGGGCTCCTTGTGGGATTCGCGGCGGGCGCCCTCGCGTTCCGCCATAGGCGCCCACGGCAGACCGCCTCTCCCGCGCTCCCACCCGACGGCGCCCTCGTGGATGGACACCGACCGCCGGACTGGGGGGCGCTCTCGTGCCAGTTCCTGGGCCTCTTGCGGCAGGCCACGGGGTCCGATGGGGCCGTGTGTCTGGTGCCCGAACGGGAAGGCTGGAGGGTCTCGGCGACGAACCCGGGGCTGAAGGCGTCGGCGGGCGTGGCGAGGAGGGAAGGACTGGCCGTTCTCGCTCTGGACGGAGAGAAGGAGGTCACGGCCGATTCGGTCCATCCCCAGGTGGTCGGTTACCTTCCCGGCCGCGCCGACCCCTTGTCCTGGGCGCTGGCTCCCGTGATCCACCGGGGGAAGGCCAGGGCCCTTCTCGCCCTCCACCGGGCGGCCGGGCAATCCTACCTGCCCGAAGAGATGGCGATCCTCGTCCGCGCGGCACGGATTTACGACGCCTGGGAGGGCTTCGCGGCCCACTTTCACGCCCTGTCCTCGAGGAGCGACGAGGGTGAGCGCCTGGCGCGGGGCCTCGAGCAGATCGTTCGACAGAAAGAGCCCGACGCCATGGCCGGGTGTGTCCTCGACCACCTCTTCGACCTGCTCCCCGCCCTCTACGCCTTCACCGTCATCCGAAGCCCCCGCTTTCAGTACGCCTACATCGAGACCAAGAAGTTCCAGGTCCCGGAGACCTTCCGGTACATGGACCGCCAGACGTGGGCCTACTGGGTCCTCATGAAAGGCGGGGAACCGCTGTACCTGGAGGGGGCCGCGAGCCGCGACACGGCCATGCCCGTCCT
- the rplI gene encoding 50S ribosomal protein L9, with protein sequence MKVILKENLDNLGQRGAVVNVKDGYARNYLLPKGLAMRYTPGAVKVLEQERRMYETRQLKEKEEAVALAEKMQAVELTVLKRAGDQDVLYGSVTPTDVADLLREKGFTVDKRKILLHEPIKKLGEYEIPVRLHHEVAPKVRLHVIKEE encoded by the coding sequence ATGAAAGTCATCCTGAAAGAAAACCTCGACAACCTCGGACAGCGGGGCGCCGTCGTCAACGTGAAGGACGGGTACGCCCGCAACTACCTCCTCCCCAAAGGTCTGGCCATGCGGTACACCCCGGGAGCCGTCAAGGTCCTGGAGCAGGAGCGCCGCATGTATGAGACGCGCCAGCTCAAGGAGAAGGAGGAGGCGGTGGCCCTGGCGGAGAAGATGCAGGCCGTGGAACTCACCGTGCTCAAGCGCGCGGGCGACCAGGACGTGCTCTACGGGTCGGTGACACCCACCGACGTGGCGGACCTCCTCCGCGAGAAGGGGTTCACCGTGGACAAGCGGAAAATCCTTCTCCACGAGCCCATCAAGAAGCTGGGCGAGTACGAGATCCCCGTGCGACTCCACCACGAGGTGGCCCCAAAGGTCCGCCTCCACGTGATCAAAGAAGAGTAG
- a CDS encoding DUF6677 family protein, producing MRPSFPRWKAYACALPTLLIPGLSHLCLGRKGRAAAFFAIVGATYAIGLHLSGALFPFDAPNWLYRLGGVAQAGLGLLYFGGRLAGWGALRPEAVTDVMFGYGSTFLVAAGLMNMLLIMDAFDIAVGRKE from the coding sequence ATGCGCCCCAGCTTCCCGCGCTGGAAGGCCTACGCCTGCGCCCTTCCGACCCTGCTCATCCCGGGCCTTTCGCACCTTTGCCTGGGCCGGAAGGGGCGGGCCGCGGCCTTCTTCGCGATCGTGGGGGCGACCTACGCCATCGGGCTGCACCTCAGCGGCGCCCTCTTCCCCTTCGACGCCCCCAACTGGCTGTATCGGCTGGGAGGCGTGGCCCAGGCCGGCCTGGGTCTCCTGTACTTCGGCGGCCGGCTGGCAGGTTGGGGGGCCCTGCGGCCCGAGGCCGTCACCGACGTGATGTTCGGATACGGCAGCACCTTCCTCGTGGCGGCGGGTCTGATGAACATGCTCCTCATCATGGACGCCTTCGACATCGCCGTGGGGAGGAAGGAGTGA
- a CDS encoding VanZ family protein: MTFRHFAKFWLPPLLYVLLITLLSHMTHPPLPAGLETNFLHVPEYAVLGFLLARALQGGGDGRAAPGVLAGALVLALLLGGLDEFHQAFVPGRMPDPMDWVRDGAGAVLGVSSWGLWTWIRR, encoded by the coding sequence GTGACTTTCCGGCACTTCGCCAAGTTCTGGCTGCCCCCCCTCCTCTACGTCCTCCTGATCACGCTCCTCTCGCACATGACCCACCCGCCCCTTCCCGCCGGTCTGGAGACCAACTTCCTCCACGTTCCCGAGTACGCCGTGCTCGGGTTCCTGCTGGCCCGGGCCCTGCAAGGTGGTGGGGACGGGAGGGCGGCCCCGGGCGTCTTGGCAGGGGCCCTGGTCCTCGCCCTCCTTCTCGGCGGCCTCGACGAGTTCCACCAGGCCTTCGTGCCCGGCCGCATGCCCGATCCGATGGACTGGGTCCGCGATGGGGCGGGAGCCGTCCTCGGCGTCTCGTCGTGGGGTCTCTGGACATGGATCCGGCGCTGA
- a CDS encoding GGDEF domain-containing protein, with protein FQVPETFRYMDRQTWAYWVLMKGGEPLYLEGAASRDTAMPVLFRGEPFPPGAVAYLHPLSSGDEQFGIIGVVGRETAPFPEVGRRAAGRFIEQVAALLHLALLQKHHERFATLDGLTGLYNRRHFDAELPKELSRSQREGKPLSLLMVDLDHFKKINDTYGHPAGDLVLKETAHRMLAELRDIDLLCRYGGEEFAAILPGCPPGEAVAVAERIRRSVESLPWGGASVLPAPVTVSVGVASFPRPFGSLLTLLKGADEALYQAKDRGRNRVASSGG; from the coding sequence AGTTCCAGGTCCCGGAGACCTTCCGGTACATGGACCGCCAGACGTGGGCCTACTGGGTCCTCATGAAAGGCGGGGAACCGCTGTACCTGGAGGGGGCCGCGAGCCGCGACACGGCCATGCCCGTCCTTTTCCGCGGAGAACCTTTCCCCCCGGGCGCGGTGGCCTATCTCCACCCCCTCTCCTCCGGCGACGAGCAGTTCGGAATCATCGGCGTCGTCGGGCGGGAGACGGCGCCCTTTCCGGAGGTGGGGAGGCGGGCCGCCGGACGCTTCATCGAGCAGGTGGCGGCCCTTCTCCACCTGGCCCTCCTCCAGAAGCACCACGAGAGGTTCGCCACCCTGGACGGCCTCACCGGTCTGTACAACCGCCGCCACTTTGACGCCGAACTCCCCAAGGAGCTGAGCCGGTCCCAAAGAGAGGGCAAACCCCTTTCCCTGCTCATGGTGGACCTCGACCACTTCAAAAAGATCAACGATACGTACGGCCACCCCGCCGGGGACCTCGTGCTCAAGGAGACCGCCCACCGCATGCTGGCGGAGTTGAGGGACATCGACCTCCTGTGCCGGTACGGGGGTGAGGAGTTTGCGGCCATCCTGCCGGGCTGTCCGCCGGGAGAGGCCGTGGCGGTGGCCGAGCGCATCCGCCGCTCGGTGGAGAGCCTGCCCTGGGGAGGCGCCTCGGTCCTTCCAGCCCCCGTCACGGTCAGCGTGGGCGTGGCGTCGTTTCCACGGCCCTTCGGCTCCCTCCTGACCCTCCTGAAGGGCGCCGACGAGGCCCTCTACCAGGCGAAAGACCGCGGCAGAAACCGGGTGGCCTCCTCCGGAGGGTGA